CGCTTCGGTGGTGCCGGTCTTGCCGGACATCGGCAGGTTCCAGCCCGCCGCCGCGGCAGAACCCGCCGCCGTGCCCCCAGCCTGGCTGTCCTTGCTCAGCGCGTTGGCCAGCGTGTTGGCCAGACCCTCGGGCACCACCTGATCGCAGGGCTCGGCGTTGACGGCGACCTCGTTGCCGTCGCGGTCGACGAGCTTGTCGATGGGATTCGGAGGGCACCACACGCCGCCGGATGCCAGGGTCGCCGCGACGTTCGACAGCTCCAACGCGTTGAGCTCGAACGGGCCCAGGGTGAACGACCCGATGTTCTGGCGCTTGATGAAGTCGGCGAGGCTTTCGTTGCTGTCGGGATCGTAGTCGCGGGCGCTGCCAGGGTCGGCGTAGGAGCGCAGCCCGAGCCGCACCGCCATGTCCACCGCGCGCGGCACCCCGACCATCGAAATCAGCTTGGCGAACGCGGTGTTGGGCGAGGTGGCAAGCGCGTCGGTCACGTTCATCGGTGAGCGGTAATTCCCGGCATTGACCACGCACCAGGTTTCCTTCGGGCAGCCCTTGGCGCCGCCGCTGCCCATGCCCTTGGCCTGAAATCTGGGCGGCACCTCCAGCTGGGTGTTGATGCCCATGCCCATCTCCATCGCGGCGGCGGTGGTGAAAATCTTGAAGATCGATCCGGCGCCGTCGCCGACGAGCGAGAACGGCTGTGGCCGCATGGTTTCACCGGCCTCGGTGTTGAGCCCGTATCTGCGGTTGCTGGCCATTGCCAGCACCTTGTGCGACTTCTTGCCCGGTTTGATCACGCTCATCACGCTGGCGATCCCGTTCAGATCCGGGCTGGCAATGCTGTCGATCGCCTGCTTGACCGAACTTTGGACCTCGGGGTCCAGCGTGGTGCGGATCAGATAGCCGCCCCTGGCGATCTGCTCTTTGCTGATCCCGGCCCGGGCCAAATACGCCTGCACGTAGTCGCAGAAGAAGGCGCGATCGCCGGCGGCGATGCAGCCCCGCGGCAGCTCGTTGGGTTGCGGCAAGATCCCCAGCGGCTGCGCTTTGGCGGCGCGCAGCGCGTCGGCCTCTTGCGGCAGATTCTCGATCATGGTGTCCAACACCAGGTTTCGACGTGCCAGCGCACCTTGTGGGTTGGTGTAGGGATTGAGTGCGCTGGTCGACTGCACCAGCCCGGCCAGCAGCGCCGCTTGCTGCCAGTTCAGCTCGGAGGCGTTGACACCGAAATAGGTCTGGGCGGCGTCTTGCACACCGAACGCACCGTTGCCGAACGACACCAGGTTGAGGTAGCGAGTCAGGATCTCCGGCTTGGAAAACGTCTTGTCCAGGGTGAGCGCCATCCGGATTTCGCGCAGCTTACGCGCCGGCGTGGTCTCCACGGCCGCGCGCTTCTCGGCGTCGGTCTGGGCGAGCACCAACAACTGATAGTTCTTCACGTACTGTTGTTCGATCGTCGAACCGCCACGGGTATCGACGTCGCCGGACGCGTAACCGGCCAGCCCGGTCAGTGTGCCCTTCCAGTCGACGCCGTTGTGTTCGGCGAACCGCTTGTCCTCGATCGAAACGATCGCCAGCTTCATCGTGTTGGCGATTTTGTCGCTGGGCACCTCGAACCGGCGCTGCGAGTACAGCCAGGCGATCGTGTTGCCCTTCGCGTCCACCATGGTGGTCACCGCCGGCACGTCGCCCTGGACCAGCTGGGCCGAGCCGTTGGCGACGACCTCCGAAGCCCGGTTGGACATCAGGCCGATGCCACCGGCGATCGGGAACAGCAGCGCCGCCACCACGACCGCGGCCAGCAGGCAGCATCCGGCCAGCTTGAGGACCGTAACGCCGGTCGAAGGACGCTCCGACATGGGTACCACAGTAACGACGCCTGCCAGTGAGCCCCGCCGGTAACGACTGGTGGGGCTTCGCCGATATTGTCCCTGGCGTCACCGGTCAGCTCAAGATCGGCTTGTCGCCATGCTGGTGGGAGGGCTCATCATGATCGGACGGCACGGTTGTGCCAAAAAAGCCGCTATTGAACTGTTGCGCAAATGACACCTGACCACCTAACTTAGACGGACAGTGAGATTCAGGTAACACCGACGTGCATAGTGTGGCCCAGATCGCATTGCGGCCTAACCAGCACGTTGCCGCCGCCACGGTGGCCAGAGCGAAGGGGAAGCGCTGGTGTCAGGTACACGGTCCGCGGCGCGCAAGACGACGACAGCACCCGCACCCAACACTGTCCGCCGCACCGACGCTGAGGCCCGCATCGCGTGGGTATCCAAGGCGTTGTGTCGTGCGGCCGACCCCGACGAGCTTTTCGTCCGCGGAGCCGCGCAGCGTAAGGCCGCGGTGATCTGTCGGCATTGTCCGGTGATGTTGGAGTGCGGAGCCGACGCCCTGGATAACCGCGTTGAGTTCGGAGTCTGGGGTGGGATGACCGAACGCCAGCGCCGGGCCCTGCTCAAGCAACACCCCGAGGTGGTGTCCTGGGCCGAGTTCTTCGCTGCCCAACGCAAGCAGCGCAGCGCGGGCTGACGGCGGGCTAGCCGGCTCCGGCTGCCTGATCGGTCTGCACCGACGTCATCTGGTCGGCGAGTGCCCGCAACGCCTCCAGGTCGGAGACTTCGAATGGCAGCGACGGCACGCCGACGATCGGCACGTGCGGATGAGCGCCGGTGAATCGGGACAATAACCGGATTTCTCGTTTAGCGATTTGGGCCCGCTCCGCGTGGATTCGCAGCACCGCACGGGCCAACGCCGTGGAGTCGTCGGGTTCGGCCGCGTCGAGTGTTTCGGTGCCGTCGATTGCCCGCTCGGCCGGTAGTGCACTCAACATCGGGTGGGTGCGGTTCAAGATCAGCCCGGCCAGCGGCATCTGCTCGCGCGACAGTCGATCGACGAAGAACGCCGCTTCGCGTAGCGCGTCCGGCTCGGCCGCAGAGACCACCACGAACTGAGTGCCACGCCGCTTCAGCAGCGCATAAGTGCGGTCGGCCTTCTCCCGAAAGCCGCCGAATGTCGCGTCCAGAGATTGCACGAAACCAGCTGCGTCGGAGAGCATTTGAGAGCCAAGAACCGTCGATAGGGCTCTCATCGCCAAGCCGACCGCCCCGGTCACCAGGCGCCCGATGCCGCGGCCGGGCCCCAACAGCAGGCGCCACAACCGGCTATCCATGAAGCTGCCCAGCCGCTTCGGCGCGTCCAGGAAATCCAGCGCATTTCGCGACGGGGGAGTGTCGACCACCACCAAGTCCCAACGGTCTTGGCTCAGCAGCTGGCCGAGCTTCTCCATCGCCATGTACTCTTGGGTTCCGGCGAGGGACGTAGCGACGGTCTGATAGAACTGATTGTCCAGAATCGCTTGCGCCCGTTCGGGTCCCGAGTACTGGATTACCATTTCGTCGAACGTGCGGCGCATGTCGAGCATCATGGCGTACAACTCGCCGGGCACCTCGGGAGCCAGCGGAACTCGCTGCGGCGAATTGCCAAGGTCGTTGATTCCCAGGGCTTGTGCGAGTCGCTTGGCGGGGTCGATGGTCAGCACGACCACGGTGCGGCCGTACTCGGCGGCGCGCAACGCCATCGCCGCTGCGGTGGTGGTCTTTCCGACCCCGCCGGCGCCGCAGCAGACCACGACCCGATTGGTGGTGTCGGCCAGCATGGCGCCAATATCCAGTTTTGGCGGCGTAACGCTCATCGAACCCCCTGTCGGGCAAGGCTTTCCGATAGCTCGTAGAGGCTGCCGAGATCGACACCGTCGGCGACGCTGGGCAGCTCAAGCCGCGGGACGTTGAGCTGGTCGAGCTCTTCTGCGGTCTTCGCACGTGCGGTGATGCGGATGGCGTGTTGGATGGTCTCGGTGAGCAGGCCAGCGAAGTCGGCGTCGCTCAAGTGGATTCCGGCCTTGGCCAAACCGGCCCGAACCGCGTCGGCGTCGACGACCCCCTCGGCGGCCTTAGCCAGGTCGTCGGGCTCGAGATAGGCCGGGATATTGCGGTTGACGATCACGCTGCCGATCGGCAAGTTCAGTTGGCTGAGTTCCTCAATGGCCTCCAAGGTTTCCTGCATCGGCAGTGCCTCGAGCAGCGTCACGAGATGCACGGCGGTCTGCTCGGAGTGCAACAACTTGACCACGCCTTCGCTCTGCGAATACACCGGCCCGCCTCTGGCAAGGTCGGCGACGGCCTTGGTGACGTCGAGGAACCGCGCGATGCGGCCGGTCGGAGGCGAATCGACGACGACCGCGTCGTAAACCGGGAGGCGGTTCTTGTCGACGCGGACCACCGCCTCCTTGATCTTGCCGGTCAGCAGCACGTCGCGCAGACCCGGCGCAATGGTGGTGGCGAACTCGATTGCCCCGATGCGGCGCATCGCCCGGCCGGCGATGCCGAGGTTGTAGAACATGTCGAGGTATTCCAGGAACGCGGCTTCGATGTCGATCGCGAGCGCGTTGACCTGGCCGCCGTGTTCGGCGGTCGCGATCTTGACCTCCTGGTAGGGCAGGGGCGGCACATCGAAAAGTTGCGCAATCCCTTGGCGCCCTTCGACTTCCACCAGAAGCACCTTGCGTCCGCCGGAGGCCAGCGTCAGCGCCAGCGCTGCGGCGATCGTCGACTTGCCAGTACCGCCCTTACCGGTCACGAAGTGCAAGCGGGCCTTCTGCAGCCGCGACGGCCAGCCGAGTGGACGCCCGCTACTTGGTGTGCTCCCCACCAGCGCATGCTAGCCCGAGGCGCGCCCGGCCCGACCGATAAGCTCGGTCTATGACGCAACCGACCGCATGGGAGTACGTCACCGTCCCGCTTTTGACACACGCCACCAAGCAAATCCTCGACCAGTGGGGCGCCGACGGGTGGGAGCTGGTCACGGTGCTGCCCGGGCCGACCGGTGAGCAGCATGTTGCCTATCTGAAGCGTCCTAAATGACCGCCTCCGCCCGGCTCGAGCAGCTCGGCGTCACGCTTCCGCAAGTGGTGCGACCGCTGGCGTCATATGTCCCGGCCGTGCGGACCGGCAACCTCGTCTACACCGCAGGCCAGCTCCCCATGGAGGCCGGCAAACTGGCGGGAACCGGCAAGGTGGGCACCGAGGTCAGCCCCGAGCAAGCGGCTCGTCTGGCCCGGATTTGTGCGCTCAATGCGCTCGCGGCCGTGGATTCGGTGGTGGGCATCGACGCGGTGACCCAGGTAGTCAAGGTGGTGGGCTTCGTCGCCTCGGCGCCCGGCTTTCACGGCCAGCCCAGGGTCGTCAACGGGGCTTCGGACCTGCTGTGTGAAGTATTCGGCGACAACGGCGTTCATGCCCGCTCGGCGGTCGGCGTGGCAGAGCTGCCGCTGGACGCGCCGGTGGAGGTCGAGTTGGTGGTCGAGGTCCGGTGACGGCGGCGGCCTACGGTCGACTGCGCCCGGTCACCGAGACCGCGTCGGTGCTGCTGGCGAACAATCCCGGGTTGCTGACCCTCGAAGGCACCAACACTTGGGTGCTGCGCGGTCGCGGCAGCGACGAGTTGGTGATCGTCGATCCCGGTCCGGACGACGACGAGCACATCGGGAAGGTCGCCGCGCTTGGCCGCATCGCACTGGTGCTGATCAGCCACCGGCACGGCGATCACACCGACGGCATCGACAAGCTGGTCGATGCGACCGGTGCCCCGGTGCGCTCGGTGGGCAGCGGATTCCTGCGCGGCCTCGGCGGGCAGCTGACCGACGGCGAGGTGATCGACGTCGCCGGGTTGACGATCACGGTGCTGGCCACCCCGGGCCATACCGCCGATTCCCTGTCGTTCGTGCTCGACGACGCGGTGCTGACGGGCGATACCGTGCTCGGCCGCGGCACCACCGTCATCGACACCGAGGACGGCGACCTGGGCGACTATCTGGAGTCGCTGCGTCGGCTGCAGGCGCTGGGCCGTCGTACCGTGTTGCCCGGTCACGGGCCGGAGCGGCCCGATTTGCAGGCCG
This Mycobacterium xenopi DNA region includes the following protein-coding sequences:
- a CDS encoding ArsA-related P-loop ATPase; this encodes MVGSTPSSGRPLGWPSRLQKARLHFVTGKGGTGKSTIAAALALTLASGGRKVLLVEVEGRQGIAQLFDVPPLPYQEVKIATAEHGGQVNALAIDIEAAFLEYLDMFYNLGIAGRAMRRIGAIEFATTIAPGLRDVLLTGKIKEAVVRVDKNRLPVYDAVVVDSPPTGRIARFLDVTKAVADLARGGPVYSQSEGVVKLLHSEQTAVHLVTLLEALPMQETLEAIEELSQLNLPIGSVIVNRNIPAYLEPDDLAKAAEGVVDADAVRAGLAKAGIHLSDADFAGLLTETIQHAIRITARAKTAEELDQLNVPRLELPSVADGVDLGSLYELSESLARQGVR
- a CDS encoding WhiB family transcriptional regulator — translated: MSGTRSAARKTTTAPAPNTVRRTDAEARIAWVSKALCRAADPDELFVRGAAQRKAAVICRHCPVMLECGADALDNRVEFGVWGGMTERQRRALLKQHPEVVSWAEFFAAQRKQRSAG
- the ponA2 gene encoding transglycosylase/D,D-transpeptidase PonA2, which produces MSERPSTGVTVLKLAGCCLLAAVVVAALLFPIAGGIGLMSNRASEVVANGSAQLVQGDVPAVTTMVDAKGNTIAWLYSQRRFEVPSDKIANTMKLAIVSIEDKRFAEHNGVDWKGTLTGLAGYASGDVDTRGGSTIEQQYVKNYQLLVLAQTDAEKRAAVETTPARKLREIRMALTLDKTFSKPEILTRYLNLVSFGNGAFGVQDAAQTYFGVNASELNWQQAALLAGLVQSTSALNPYTNPQGALARRNLVLDTMIENLPQEADALRAAKAQPLGILPQPNELPRGCIAAGDRAFFCDYVQAYLARAGISKEQIARGGYLIRTTLDPEVQSSVKQAIDSIASPDLNGIASVMSVIKPGKKSHKVLAMASNRRYGLNTEAGETMRPQPFSLVGDGAGSIFKIFTTAAAMEMGMGINTQLEVPPRFQAKGMGSGGAKGCPKETWCVVNAGNYRSPMNVTDALATSPNTAFAKLISMVGVPRAVDMAVRLGLRSYADPGSARDYDPDSNESLADFIKRQNIGSFTLGPFELNALELSNVAATLASGGVWCPPNPIDKLVDRDGNEVAVNAEPCDQVVPEGLANTLANALSKDSQAGGTAAGSAAAAGWNLPMSGKTGTTEAHRSSGFVGFTNQYAAANYIYDDSSSPSDLCSFPLRRCGSGDLFGGNEPARTWFTAMKPIATKFGEVKLPPVDPHYVEGGPGSRVPSVVGLDLDAARQRLKEAGFQVADQPTPVNSSAKYGEVVGTSPSGQTIPGSVITIQTSNGIPPAPPPPENGPVPIGSTTVEIPGLPPITIPLLGPPPPGEPPPP
- a CDS encoding DUF4177 domain-containing protein, giving the protein MTQPTAWEYVTVPLLTHATKQILDQWGADGWELVTVLPGPTGEQHVAYLKRPK
- a CDS encoding RidA family protein, with translation MTASARLEQLGVTLPQVVRPLASYVPAVRTGNLVYTAGQLPMEAGKLAGTGKVGTEVSPEQAARLARICALNALAAVDSVVGIDAVTQVVKVVGFVASAPGFHGQPRVVNGASDLLCEVFGDNGVHARSAVGVAELPLDAPVEVELVVEVR
- a CDS encoding MBL fold metallo-hydrolase, yielding MTAAAYGRLRPVTETASVLLANNPGLLTLEGTNTWVLRGRGSDELVIVDPGPDDDEHIGKVAALGRIALVLISHRHGDHTDGIDKLVDATGAPVRSVGSGFLRGLGGQLTDGEVIDVAGLTITVLATPGHTADSLSFVLDDAVLTGDTVLGRGTTVIDTEDGDLGDYLESLRRLQALGRRTVLPGHGPERPDLQAVASEYLAHREQRLDQVRSALAQLGDDATARQVVEHVYTDVGEELWDAAEWSVQAQLNYLRR
- a CDS encoding ArsA family ATPase; the encoded protein is MSVTPPKLDIGAMLADTTNRVVVCCGAGGVGKTTTAAAMALRAAEYGRTVVVLTIDPAKRLAQALGINDLGNSPQRVPLAPEVPGELYAMMLDMRRTFDEMVIQYSGPERAQAILDNQFYQTVATSLAGTQEYMAMEKLGQLLSQDRWDLVVVDTPPSRNALDFLDAPKRLGSFMDSRLWRLLLGPGRGIGRLVTGAVGLAMRALSTVLGSQMLSDAAGFVQSLDATFGGFREKADRTYALLKRRGTQFVVVSAAEPDALREAAFFVDRLSREQMPLAGLILNRTHPMLSALPAERAIDGTETLDAAEPDDSTALARAVLRIHAERAQIAKREIRLLSRFTGAHPHVPIVGVPSLPFEVSDLEALRALADQMTSVQTDQAAGAG